One window of the Perca flavescens isolate YP-PL-M2 chromosome 16, PFLA_1.0, whole genome shotgun sequence genome contains the following:
- the amacr gene encoding alpha-methylacyl-CoA racemase, whose protein sequence is MALAGVRVIELAGLAPAPFCGMILADFGAKVIRVDRNKVGMSLDTQARGKRSVAINLKAAEGVALLRKLCVQSDVVLEPYRKGVMEKLGLGPQEMLKENPRLIYARLTGYGQSGSYATAAGHDINYLAMSGLLSRLGRSGEKPYAPLNLMADFAGGGLTCALGIVLALLERTTSGKGQIIDASMVEGAAYVGSFAWKSRSIGMWDCPRGQNMLDSGAPFYDTYETADGKYMAVGAIEPQFYRQLLTGLELDAGELPPQMSFTDWPELRRIFTERFASKTQADWSRIFDGTDACVTPVLSFDQVSSHPHNQERASFIKDSSGEESPRPAPVLSRTPAEPCLASDPVIGEHTVEVLTEYGFTSADIDQMLTAGVVECNAVKSKL, encoded by the exons ATGGCACTGGCTGGAGTGCGAGTTATTGAGCTAGCAGGCCTGGCTCCAGCACCGTTCTGTGGCATGATCCTGGCAGACTTTGGAGCCAAGGTAATCCGTGTGGACCGGAATAAAGTCGGCATGTCTTTGGACACACAAGCACGGGGCAAACGGTCTGTGGCCATCAACCTGAAGGCGGCAGAGGGTGTAGCCCTGCTCAGGAAGCTCTGTGTCCAGTCTGATGTGGTCCTGGAGCCCTACCGTAAAG GTGTGATGGAGAAGCTGGGCCTCGGGCCACAGGAGATGTTAAAGGAAAACCCTCGTCTGATCTACGCTCGGTTGACAGGGTACGGCCAGAGTGGATCTTACGCCACCGCAGCTGGGCATGACATCAACTACCTCGCCATGTCAG GCCTCTTATCCCGGCTGGGTCGTAGTGGGGAGAAGCCCTACGCTCCGTTGAATCTGATGGCAGACTTTGCAGGTGGTGGTCTTACCTGTGCTCTTGGGATAGTCCTAGCTCTGCTGGAGAGAACAACGTCGGGGAAAGGACAGATCATTGACGCCAGCATG GTAGAAGGAGCCGCATATGTAGGTTCTTTTGCGTGGAAATCTCGTAGCATCGGTATGTGGGACTGTCCAAGAGGACAAAACATGTTGGACAGTGGCGCGCCTTTCTACGATACCTACGAGACTGCAGATGGAAAGTACATGGCCGTGGGAGCCATAGAACCGCAGTTCTACAGACAGCTACTTACAG GCTTAGAGTTGGATGCTGGAGAGTTGCCTCCTCAGATGAGCTTCACTGATTGGCCAGAGCTGAGACGAATCTTCACAGAGCGTTTTGCTTCAAAAACTCAGGCGGATTGGTCAAGGATTTTTGATGGGACTGATGCCTGTGTTACACCTGTGTTGTCTTTCGACCAGGTGAGCTCACACCCACATAACCAGGAAAGAGCTTCATTCATAAAGGACTCCAGCGGGGAAGAAAGCCCCCGGCCGGCCCCGGTTCTCTCTCGGACTCCTGCGGAGCCTTGCCTTGCCTCAGACCCTGTTATTGGAGAACACACAGTAGAGGTCCTAACTGAGTATGGGTTTACGTCAGCAGACATAGACCAAATGCTTACAGCAGGGGTTGTAGAGTGTAATGCTGTCAAATCAAAGTTGTAG